In Methanococcoides sp. LMO-2, a single window of DNA contains:
- the cobM gene encoding precorrin-4 C(11)-methyltransferase yields MADNVVTFVGSGPGNPKLITLLGKEKLEEADLVVYAGSLVNPIVVDYCKGEKVDSYGLTLDEITKKMADAVKEGKKVVRLHSGDPSLYGNVVEQMEELKKYDITVERVPGVSSVFATAAALDTQLTLNGVSDTLIITRPAGKTLEKDIIKELSRHNATMAVFLGTQKIEEIMEKVEYSEDTPVAVVFHASWPDQKIVYGTVADIAQKVKDEGIIRSAMILIGGVVDPVDYRRSHLYGVAQEPL; encoded by the coding sequence ATGGCAGATAATGTAGTTACTTTTGTGGGCTCCGGACCAGGAAACCCAAAACTTATCACATTACTCGGCAAGGAAAAGCTGGAAGAAGCAGACCTTGTAGTATATGCAGGTTCACTTGTGAACCCCATCGTGGTTGACTATTGTAAGGGAGAGAAAGTAGACAGTTATGGACTGACCCTTGATGAGATCACAAAGAAAATGGCAGATGCCGTTAAGGAAGGAAAGAAGGTAGTACGCCTGCACAGCGGAGATCCATCACTCTACGGTAACGTCGTTGAACAGATGGAAGAGTTGAAGAAGTACGACATAACAGTAGAGCGCGTACCAGGAGTATCTTCTGTTTTCGCAACTGCAGCAGCGCTTGACACACAGCTCACCCTCAACGGAGTTTCTGATACACTTATAATCACTCGTCCTGCCGGCAAGACCCTTGAGAAAGATATAATTAAGGAACTTTCAAGGCACAACGCAACAATGGCAGTATTCCTCGGCACCCAGAAGATCGAGGAGATAATGGAAAAGGTCGAATATTCAGAAGATACCCCAGTAGCTGTAGTATTCCATGCATCATGGCCCGACCAGAAGATCGTGTACGGTACAGTAGCAGACATTGCACAGAAGGTCAAGGATGAAGGCATCATACGCAGTGCAATGATCCTTATCGGCGGAGTAGTAGACCCTGTCGATTACAGGAGGTCACACTTATACGGAGTAGCACAAGAACCGC
- the cbiT gene encoding precorrin-6Y C5,15-methyltransferase (decarboxylating) subunit CbiT, which produces MSELLHISGGPTKPEVIAISLSKMELKDGITFYDVGCGTGAVSIEASKIARGLKVVAIDAREKAIDVARQNFKNFGVDDVTLISGESSESIDQNADIGTIDCAFVGGTKNISSVLDVLYKKKARNIVVNAVRIETVVNVINKMKELGIFSEVVHVTITRGYELTGETMFKPENPVYIVVGKLQDA; this is translated from the coding sequence ATGTCAGAACTATTGCACATAAGCGGAGGGCCAACAAAGCCAGAGGTCATCGCGATCTCATTATCAAAAATGGAACTGAAAGACGGGATCACGTTCTATGATGTTGGATGTGGAACAGGCGCTGTTTCCATCGAAGCATCGAAGATAGCACGTGGACTTAAGGTCGTTGCCATCGATGCAAGGGAAAAAGCTATCGATGTAGCAAGGCAGAACTTCAAAAATTTCGGTGTAGATGACGTCACATTAATTAGTGGCGAATCCTCCGAATCCATTGACCAGAATGCTGATATCGGAACCATTGACTGTGCTTTTGTAGGCGGGACAAAGAACATATCCAGTGTACTGGACGTGCTCTACAAAAAGAAAGCAAGAAATATTGTTGTGAATGCGGTAAGGATCGAAACCGTGGTCAATGTGATCAACAAGATGAAAGAACTTGGGATATTCTCCGAGGTCGTCCACGTTACCATTACCAGAGGTTATGAACTTACAGGCGAGACAATGTTCAAACCTGAAAACCCGGTCTACATTGTCGTGGGCAAACTACAGGATGCATGA
- a CDS encoding cobalt-factor II C(20)-methyltransferase, with protein sequence MLIGVGLGPGDPELLTLKAVNILKNSDKVYVPGEMAAKLVEPYATPEILDFPMLRDYDVLNEVWKKNADLIAEESRNGNVAFGLIGDPNFFSTFTHLKRVMNKHYPDVETSTVPGISSITSFAARTDAEVDTSFEVSDGSETKHKIRLKATRPKEIMDDFKEEGYNEFIFAERLFSDREVIVKNSEEIPEKGNYFSIVYAKKN encoded by the coding sequence ATGTTGATAGGAGTAGGACTTGGGCCAGGTGACCCTGAACTTCTTACACTTAAAGCTGTGAACATTCTCAAAAACAGCGACAAGGTGTATGTGCCTGGAGAGATGGCAGCAAAGCTGGTAGAACCATATGCAACACCAGAAATTCTGGATTTCCCTATGTTAAGGGATTATGACGTTCTGAACGAAGTATGGAAGAAGAATGCCGACCTTATTGCAGAGGAGTCAAGGAACGGAAATGTTGCTTTCGGGCTTATCGGCGATCCAAACTTCTTTTCCACTTTCACACACCTCAAACGTGTTATGAACAAGCACTACCCGGATGTTGAAACTTCAACTGTCCCGGGAATCAGTTCAATAACATCATTTGCTGCAAGGACCGATGCAGAAGTTGACACATCCTTTGAGGTCAGCGACGGATCTGAGACAAAGCACAAGATAAGGCTTAAGGCAACCCGTCCAAAAGAGATCATGGACGACTTCAAAGAGGAAGGTTACAATGAGTTCATCTTTGCAGAGAGGCTATTCTCTGACAGGGAAGTCATTGTCAAGAATTCAGAAGAGATTCCTGAGAAAGGGAACTACTTCAGCATCGTATATGCAAAAAAGAACTAA